The proteins below are encoded in one region of Synchiropus splendidus isolate RoL2022-P1 chromosome 13, RoL_Sspl_1.0, whole genome shotgun sequence:
- the si:ch211-284o19.8 gene encoding protein lifeguard 1: MSGDSTVESFPSPDVTPPPYEAPPLPPPTYTEAVEPVPVAEGESDGFCVDPPPGEDQCLPDDKPNASEAPLAETPSAFDDKTVRRAFIRKVFSILTLQLLFTFSMVCLFTYSTVVKKAIQSSIWIYLSSFFVFAFVAISLSCCKSLSRRHPWNILGLAVVTVSLSFMVGTVASYHDTLAVVITMAVTLAISLAIIIFSVQTRFDLSCCYGLGLILLVDLFMFGVFSSFYYDHMADIAYGCLGALLYAMFLAGDCAVIMTGDMDPEDYISAALKIYLDIVLIFLFLLGRR, translated from the exons ATGTCTGGGGACTCGACTGTCGAGAGTTTTCCGTCACCAGATGTGACACCACCTCCGTATGAAGCCCCACCATTGCCGCCGCCTACGTACACAGAAGCAGTAGAGCCCGTCCCTGTGGCCGAGGGTGAGAGCGATGGATTCTGCGTGGATCCGCCTCCAGGAGAAGACCAGTGTCTCCCCGACGACAAACCCAATGCTTCAGAAGCACCGCTGGCGGAGACGCCATCCGCGTTCGACGACAAGACAGTGAGACGGGCGTTCATCAGAAAG GTCTTCAGCATCCTGACGCTGCAGCTGCTCTTCACCTTCAGCATGGTGTGTCTGTTCACCTACTCCACCGTCGTCAAGAAGGCGATCCAGTCCAGCATCTGGATCTACCTCAGCTCCTTCTTTGTCTTCGCCTTTGTTGCCATCTCCCTCTCCTGCTGCAAGTCGCTGAGTCGGCGACACCCGTGGAACATCCTGGGCCTG GCTGTGGTCACAGTGAGTCTGTCCTTCATGGTGGGAACCGTCGCCTCCTACCACGACACGCTCGCCGTCGTGATCACCATGGCAGTGACTCTGGCCATCTCCCTGGCCATCATCATTTTCTCagtgcag ACCCGCTTCGACTTGAGCTGCTGCTACGGTCTGGGGCTGATTCTGCTGGTGGATCTCTTCATGTTCGgagtcttctcctccttctaCTACGACCACATGGCCGACATCGCCTACGGCTGTCTGGGCGCGCTTCTCTACGCGATG TTCCTGGCCGGCGACTGCGCCGTGATAATGACGGGCGACATGGATCCCGAGGATTACATCTCTGCCGCGCTCAAGATTTACTTGGACAtcgtcctcatcttcctcttccttttgGGAAGGAGGTGA
- the zgc:66427 gene encoding E3 ubiquitin-protein ligase znrf2: protein MGTRASRLQEDPVPPAFGKDGPKRDSYRRPRCARPTSLMVDFSGSFEDTEANRSRSEEGSDSDLGQHGASADGSPADHHSIPASISQPSPAEDNNSEGKPEEDGSVNQEAAVGAEHQSGEETGRTPHRTFSERLPGNRHSSTRSVSARSARVRGSHQRPVSEAWIGLYRVNNRHGNIRCPFCSKPFPGGRIEDHLLSCLTSPPLPYNTDVLSKDSGECSICLEDLVQGETIARLACLCVYHKSCIDSWSKVKPCCPEHPFD, encoded by the exons ATGGGGACGAGAGCGAGTCGCCTCCAGGAAGACCCGGTTCCCCCTGCTTTCGGGAAGGATGGCCCGAAGCGGGATTCCTACCGGCGACCCCGCTGCGCCAGGCCCACCAGCCTTATGGTCGACTTCTCTGGGAGCTTCGAGGACACGGAGGCCAATCGGAGCCGATCGGAGGAAGGCAGCGACTCGGATCTGGGGCAACACGGGGCGAGCGCCGACGGCAGCCCGGCGGACCACCACAGCATCCCCGCTAGCATTAGCCAACCGTCGCCCGCGGAGGACAACAACAGCGAGGGGAAGCCCGAGGAGGACGGGAGCGTCAACCAGGAGGCTGCGGTCGGGGCCGAGCACCAATCCGGAGAGGAGACAGGCCGCACACCCCACCGCACATTTTCCGAGCGGCTGCCTGGAAATCGGCACTCTTCTACCCGCAGCGTTAGCGCCAGATCCGCCCGGGTGCGGGGCTCACACCAGCGGCCGGTCTCCGAGGCTTGGATCGGCCTGTACCGCGTTAACAATCGCCATGGCA ATATCCGCTGTCCTTTCTGCTCCAAGCCTTTCCCCGGGGGACGGATCGAGGATCACCTGTTGAGctgcctcacctctcctccacttccttaCAACA CGGACGTGCTGAGTAAAGACAGCGGCGAGTGCTCCATCTGCCTGGAGGATCTGGTGCAGGGGGAGACCATCGCCCGGCTGGCCTGCCTGTGCGTCTACCACAAGAG CTGCATTGATTCCTGGTCCAAGGTGAAACCCTGTTGCCCTGAACACCCCTTCGATTGA